One genomic segment of Oncorhynchus kisutch isolate 150728-3 linkage group LG15, Okis_V2, whole genome shotgun sequence includes these proteins:
- the LOC109905599 gene encoding ubiquitin-associated and SH3 domain-containing protein B, with protein MAAKEDLFSKIIPRSLRPKVSGTVKYGSNLDVLLSMGFPKARALKALVSTGGRSVQAACDWLFSHVDDPFLDDPLPREYVLYLRPSGPLQNQLHHFWQQSRVSCGKNKAHNIFPHITLCQFFMCADKKVDALLEALQATVGQWRGRFPSPLPLELYTSFNFIGLFVEDEIADVLKQFAADFASEAARKADVHLEPHKKQLHVTLAYYFPTNHLTSLEKLAKGIEVKLGCDWLAVLFSRDIRFANHETLRVMYPYAPQNEDELELVLGDFVFTSPLEQKNTSEGWVYGSSLATGLSGLLPENYVGRADECDTWVFHGSHSFFNCSATSDKESRERGLFDGLLDSRRLDNASPGDTPTSSLICHPMQVLRVGSNHSQLPKRTLFVCRHGERMDVVFGKQWLSLCSDSKGRYVRTNLNMPVSLPMWNGGHRDYDMDTPITVFGSTQAQIVGQALLESNTVIDFVYCSPSLRCVQTVQNILKGLQQDGKLKIRVEPGLFEWTKWVSGSSLPAWIPPTDLAASHFSVDTTYRPLIPICKLRVSESYDTYVSRSYQVTKDILSDCKNMGNNILIVAHASSLEACTRQLQGRSPQTSKDFIQVVRKIPYLGFCTCEEQSDTGVWQLVDPPILPLTHGPNHSFNWRETLLQE; from the exons ATTGAAGGCACTAGTATCAACAGGAGGCAGGAGTGTACAGGCAGCATGCGACTG GCTGTTCTCCCATGTGGATGACCCCTTCCTGGATGACCCGTTGCCCAGAGAGTACGTCCTGTACCTGCGCCCCAGCGGACCCCTGCAGAATCAGCTCCATCACTTCTGGCAGCAGTCCCGCGTCTCCTGCGGCAAGAACAAGGCCCACAACATCTTCCCCCACATCACGCTCTGCCAGTTCTTCATG TGTGCAGACAAGAAGGTGGATGCCCTGTTGGAGGCCCTGCAGGCCACGGTTGGCCAATGGAGGGGTCGTTTCCCTAGCCCTCTGCCCCTGGAACTCTACACCTCCTTCAACTTCATAGGCCTCTTCGTCGAGGATGAGATCGCAGATGTCCTCAAGCAGTTTGCTGCTGACTTTGCTTCCGAGGCTGCCAGAAAAGCAG atgtCCATTTAGAGCCCCATAAGAAGCAGCTCCATGTGACGTTAGCCTACTACTTCCCCACCAATCACCTGACCTCCCTGGAAAAGCTGGCCAAGGGAATCGAGGTGAAGCTAGGCTGTGATTGGCTGGCTGTCCTTTTCTCCCGGGACATTCGGTTTGCCAATCATGAG ACGCTGCGCGTGATGTATCCCTACGCCCCTCAGAATGAGGACGAGCTGGAGCTGGTCCTGGGTGACTTTGTCTTCACGTCTCCCTTGGAGCAGAAAAACACCAGCGAGGGCTGGGTCTACGGGTCCTCCCTGGCCACGGGGCTGTCTGGCCTATTGCCTGAGAACTACGTCGGCCGGGCAGACGAGTGTGACACCTGGGTCTTCCATGG ATCACACTCCTTCTTCAATTGCTCCGCCACCTCCGACAAAGAGAGCAGGGAAAGGGGCCTGTTCGATGGACTGCTGGACAGCCGTCGCCTCGACAACGCAAGCCCTGGGGACACACCCACTTCGAGCCTTATCTGTCATCCCATGCAG GTGCTTCGGGTCGGTAGCAATCACTCTCAGCTGCCCAAGCGGACCCTGTTTGTCTGTCGGCACGGTGAGCGGATGGATGTGGTGTTTGGGAAACAGTGGCTTTCACTGTGCTCTGACTCCAAAG GTAGATATGTGCGCACTAACCTGAACATGCCAGTCAGCCTGCCCATGTGGAATGGAGGACACCGAGATTACGACATGGACACCCCCATCACTGTGTTTGGTTCCACACAAGCACAAATAGTGG GTCAGGCGTTGTTGGAGAGCAACACAGTGATAGACTTTGTGTACTGTTCGCCTTCTCTGCGCTGTGTCCAGACTGTTCAGAACATCCTCAAAG GTCTGCAGCAGGATGGCAAGCTGAAGATCAGAGTGGAGCCAGGGCTATTCGAATGGACCAAGTGGGTCTCTGGGAGCTCTCTTCCTGCCTGGATCCCTCCCACAGACCTGGCTGCATCCCACTTCAGTGTTGACACAACATACAG ACCTCTCATCCCAATATGCAAACTTAGAGTGTCGGAGTCCTATGACACGTACGTGAGCCGGAGCTACCAAGTGACCAAAGACATTCTGTCTGACTGCAAAAACATGG GAAACAACATACTGATTGTGGCCCATGCTTCCTCTCTGGAGGCCTGCACCCGACAGCTCCAGGGCCGCAGCCCCCAGACCTCCAAGGACTTCATCCAAGTAGTCAGGAAG ATCCCCTACCTGGGTTTCTGTACGTGCGAGGAGCAGAGTGACACGGGGGTCTGGCAGCTGGTGGACCCGCCCATCCTGCCCCTCACACATGGGCCCAACCACAGCTTCAACTGGAGGGAGACCCTCCTCCAGGAATGA